In one Thunnus maccoyii chromosome 12, fThuMac1.1, whole genome shotgun sequence genomic region, the following are encoded:
- the wnt3a gene encoding protein Wnt-3a isoform X1, with protein MFCETLRMIYLGCFLLLCGLTHAMASYPIWWSLAVGHQYSSLGTQPILCGSIPGLVPKQLRFCRNYVEIMPSVAEGVKIGIQECQHQFRGRRWNCTTVNDNLAIFGPVLDKATRESAFVHAIASAGVAFAVTRACAEGSATICGCDTRHKGPPGEGWKWGGCSEDVEFGSMVSREFADARENRPDARSAMNRHNNEAGRMSLNDNMFLKCKCHGLSGSCEVKTCWWSQPDFRVIGDYMKDKYDSASEMVVEKHKESRGWVETLRPKYNYFKPPTERDLVYYESSPNFCDPNPETGSFGTRDRICNLTSHGIDGCDLLCCGRGHNTRTERRKEKCHCIFHWCCYVSCQECVRVYDVHTCK; from the exons ATGTTTTGCGAAACTTTAAGGATGATATACCTTGGATGTTTCCTGTTGCTCTGCGGGCTTACGCATGCCATGGCAAGTTATCCCATCTGGTG GTCACTAGCAGTGGGCCACCAGTACTCATCACTGGGCACTCAACCCATCCTCTGTGGCAGCATCCCAGGTCTGGTGCCCAAACAGTTGCGTTTCTGCCGGAACTATGTGGAAATCATGCCCAGCGTAGCGGAAGGGGTGAAGATTGGCATCCAGGAGTGCCAGCATCAGTTCAGAGGCCGACGCTGGAATTGCACCACGGTCAATGACAATCTGGCCATTTTTGGGCCGGTGTTAGATAAAG CCACTCGCGAGTCAGCATTTGTCCATGCTATTGCCTCGGCGGGAGTGGCATTTGCGGTGACCCGTGCCTGCGCCGAGGGTTCAGCAACCATCTGTGGATGTGACACACGCCATAAGGGCCCCCCCGGTGAGGGATGGAAGTGGGGTGGCTGCAGTGAGGATGTGGAGTTTGGGAGCATGGTGTCCCGGGAGTTTGCTGATGCGAGGGAGAATCGACCTGATGCACGCTCAGCCATGAACCGCCATAATAATGAGGCAGGCAGAATG tCCCTCAACGACAACATGTTCCTGAAGTGTAAGTGCCATGGGCTCTCGGGCAGCTGCGAGGTCAAGACGTGCTGGTGGTCTCAGCCTGACTTCCGAGTTATCGGTGACTACATGAAGGATAAGTATGACAGCGCATCTGAGATGGTGGTGGAGAAGCATAAAGAATCTCGCGGATGGGTGGAGACCCTGAGACCCAAGTACAACTACTTCAAACCCCCCACCGAGCGCGACCTGGTTTATTATGAAAGCTCACCCAATTTCTGTGACCCTAATCCCGAGACCGGCTCATTTGGCACCCGTGATCGTATCTGCAACCTGACGTCCCATGGCATAGATGGATGCGACCTCCTCTGCTGCGGCAGAGGTCACAACACCCGGACtgaaaggagaaaggagaaatgCCACTGTATTTTCCACTGGTGCTGCTACGTCAGCTGTCAGGAGTGTGTGAGAGTCTATGACGTGCACACCTGCAAATAA
- the wnt3a gene encoding protein Wnt-3a isoform X3 — MSLKSLAVGHQYSSLGTQPILCGSIPGLVPKQLRFCRNYVEIMPSVAEGVKIGIQECQHQFRGRRWNCTTVNDNLAIFGPVLDKATRESAFVHAIASAGVAFAVTRACAEGSATICGCDTRHKGPPGEGWKWGGCSEDVEFGSMVSREFADARENRPDARSAMNRHNNEAGRMSLNDNMFLKCKCHGLSGSCEVKTCWWSQPDFRVIGDYMKDKYDSASEMVVEKHKESRGWVETLRPKYNYFKPPTERDLVYYESSPNFCDPNPETGSFGTRDRICNLTSHGIDGCDLLCCGRGHNTRTERRKEKCHCIFHWCCYVSCQECVRVYDVHTCK, encoded by the exons ATGTCATTAAA GTCACTAGCAGTGGGCCACCAGTACTCATCACTGGGCACTCAACCCATCCTCTGTGGCAGCATCCCAGGTCTGGTGCCCAAACAGTTGCGTTTCTGCCGGAACTATGTGGAAATCATGCCCAGCGTAGCGGAAGGGGTGAAGATTGGCATCCAGGAGTGCCAGCATCAGTTCAGAGGCCGACGCTGGAATTGCACCACGGTCAATGACAATCTGGCCATTTTTGGGCCGGTGTTAGATAAAG CCACTCGCGAGTCAGCATTTGTCCATGCTATTGCCTCGGCGGGAGTGGCATTTGCGGTGACCCGTGCCTGCGCCGAGGGTTCAGCAACCATCTGTGGATGTGACACACGCCATAAGGGCCCCCCCGGTGAGGGATGGAAGTGGGGTGGCTGCAGTGAGGATGTGGAGTTTGGGAGCATGGTGTCCCGGGAGTTTGCTGATGCGAGGGAGAATCGACCTGATGCACGCTCAGCCATGAACCGCCATAATAATGAGGCAGGCAGAATG tCCCTCAACGACAACATGTTCCTGAAGTGTAAGTGCCATGGGCTCTCGGGCAGCTGCGAGGTCAAGACGTGCTGGTGGTCTCAGCCTGACTTCCGAGTTATCGGTGACTACATGAAGGATAAGTATGACAGCGCATCTGAGATGGTGGTGGAGAAGCATAAAGAATCTCGCGGATGGGTGGAGACCCTGAGACCCAAGTACAACTACTTCAAACCCCCCACCGAGCGCGACCTGGTTTATTATGAAAGCTCACCCAATTTCTGTGACCCTAATCCCGAGACCGGCTCATTTGGCACCCGTGATCGTATCTGCAACCTGACGTCCCATGGCATAGATGGATGCGACCTCCTCTGCTGCGGCAGAGGTCACAACACCCGGACtgaaaggagaaaggagaaatgCCACTGTATTTTCCACTGGTGCTGCTACGTCAGCTGTCAGGAGTGTGTGAGAGTCTATGACGTGCACACCTGCAAATAA
- the wnt3a gene encoding protein Wnt-3a isoform X2 produces the protein MDTFKMVLAGSLAVGHQYSSLGTQPILCGSIPGLVPKQLRFCRNYVEIMPSVAEGVKIGIQECQHQFRGRRWNCTTVNDNLAIFGPVLDKATRESAFVHAIASAGVAFAVTRACAEGSATICGCDTRHKGPPGEGWKWGGCSEDVEFGSMVSREFADARENRPDARSAMNRHNNEAGRMSLNDNMFLKCKCHGLSGSCEVKTCWWSQPDFRVIGDYMKDKYDSASEMVVEKHKESRGWVETLRPKYNYFKPPTERDLVYYESSPNFCDPNPETGSFGTRDRICNLTSHGIDGCDLLCCGRGHNTRTERRKEKCHCIFHWCCYVSCQECVRVYDVHTCK, from the exons ATGGATACGTTCAAAATGGTTCTGGCAGG GTCACTAGCAGTGGGCCACCAGTACTCATCACTGGGCACTCAACCCATCCTCTGTGGCAGCATCCCAGGTCTGGTGCCCAAACAGTTGCGTTTCTGCCGGAACTATGTGGAAATCATGCCCAGCGTAGCGGAAGGGGTGAAGATTGGCATCCAGGAGTGCCAGCATCAGTTCAGAGGCCGACGCTGGAATTGCACCACGGTCAATGACAATCTGGCCATTTTTGGGCCGGTGTTAGATAAAG CCACTCGCGAGTCAGCATTTGTCCATGCTATTGCCTCGGCGGGAGTGGCATTTGCGGTGACCCGTGCCTGCGCCGAGGGTTCAGCAACCATCTGTGGATGTGACACACGCCATAAGGGCCCCCCCGGTGAGGGATGGAAGTGGGGTGGCTGCAGTGAGGATGTGGAGTTTGGGAGCATGGTGTCCCGGGAGTTTGCTGATGCGAGGGAGAATCGACCTGATGCACGCTCAGCCATGAACCGCCATAATAATGAGGCAGGCAGAATG tCCCTCAACGACAACATGTTCCTGAAGTGTAAGTGCCATGGGCTCTCGGGCAGCTGCGAGGTCAAGACGTGCTGGTGGTCTCAGCCTGACTTCCGAGTTATCGGTGACTACATGAAGGATAAGTATGACAGCGCATCTGAGATGGTGGTGGAGAAGCATAAAGAATCTCGCGGATGGGTGGAGACCCTGAGACCCAAGTACAACTACTTCAAACCCCCCACCGAGCGCGACCTGGTTTATTATGAAAGCTCACCCAATTTCTGTGACCCTAATCCCGAGACCGGCTCATTTGGCACCCGTGATCGTATCTGCAACCTGACGTCCCATGGCATAGATGGATGCGACCTCCTCTGCTGCGGCAGAGGTCACAACACCCGGACtgaaaggagaaaggagaaatgCCACTGTATTTTCCACTGGTGCTGCTACGTCAGCTGTCAGGAGTGTGTGAGAGTCTATGACGTGCACACCTGCAAATAA